One Ricinus communis isolate WT05 ecotype wild-type chromosome 7, ASM1957865v1, whole genome shotgun sequence genomic region harbors:
- the LOC8282575 gene encoding methyl-CpG-binding domain-containing protein 9 isoform X1: protein MEEVHDGKSSCENRPMLPFDIDLNETPLSSPRETALSPPPSDVVAGEGSGGRRKVSFLDINALPTEAEGQEEEQQQECSDFVNSRMHSVRDTSSSSGQSNNTQVTCFNLLFMGNQFELTRPPGNVTSIVKSGPVDVVQQRLNFVRTVKEVDPRRSVFIGRQWAASDYSANTTVSIQSQSEKYLQNLREFIFDNHGVLEDGWHVEFFNCQKRCKTLAVYCSPDGNKFESMFDVACHLGLVSNSHSLVPLDRNDGFALAQNGLHLHRRRKESLLFSRAKDLKECQEYLKSSFAGNFSLGLGTADAEACKLSHNTTVEQAKSEPIDINGSSHCKDGFPVQFEDFYVLSAGEIDPRPSYHCTSQIWPVGYKSSWHDKITGSLFVCDISDGGDCGPIFKVQRYPCSTTPFPIGSTILFRPGFGTDNKKSDSTSHTDNNEDIDVQMILSDHSPPHLDFKLSTDVGTSFDEISNSQPTDGLGKNLNSISRNLGKFSSANRRIGDDIGEFLVEGRSSSSVWRMVSEKLVHSCREVYKQIGICKFCCRHAFECWSSCLIHETLEANISPDSLAKFCHLSGPFNVLHHVESNDDLANSCEALVEWLGQDRFGLDIDFVQEIIEQLPGVQSCSDYTFLDKRSNQSKLQTVQNGYLLVKRKEEAHGEKETYNMLKGCRNPKKQHLNDSCPPGKPLSSKLPTVLVGDVLQSWELLWRFSEVLGLDRPLSFKELEEELTDCNSFTLMNSPVSKSSGNSQHVLTADDNETPEECAEVRQAPDTLCCCAGETLYKAHCSLLKILLEELESKLAVFVDPSLESGESRSRKRRKKEADSLIYARKLMLDLLPINELTWPELARRYLLTVSSMEGNLDSAEVMNRESCKVFHCLQGDSGALYGSLPGVALMEADALLLAEAIKQIFGTSKNVNSNLNVDSSDSVAPSSSKEVKLKDGEVPEWAKVLEPVRKLPTNVGARIRRCIYNALELNPPEWATKILKHSISREVYKGNASGPTKKAVLSVLADVCGETPQQKPNRKRKGKHIDTLPDVIMKQCRKVLRRAAAADEEKIFCNLLGRTLLNTSDNDDEGLLGFPTMVSRPLDFRTIDLRLAFGAYGGSHEAFLEDVREVWHHIRTAYADQSDLVHLAEKLSQNFEALYKNEVLTLVQKLTDYAAVECSNSEAKKEMEDILEHASQMPKAPWDEGVCKVCGVDKDDDNVLLCDKCDSGYHTYCLNPPLARIPEGNWYCPSCITQGASQVPQFVSHCRKKRRQGEFTHGVLEALAHLGTTMEITDYWDYSVEERIFLLKFLGDEVLNSANIREHLDQCASVSADLQQKLRSLSMEWRNLKFKEELMLNGVGKSGKEGTTTVLPNYNKLLGQTHSRSSLCSTSFIDLEHLKDGPRFPRTNDFTKRPCWVYPKGVQVQQPISNGSQVFTISDTECQVNQPDVNQLQTSNLESIFIRDKASVLQDSVTSLELQLQKASLRKEFLGRDSAGRVYWAFSRTGSLPWVVIDGTTVVQQSSIAEENRVLRFNNLTFRSSIGAQDLLRFKGSNVFSPYASDLTSGISVYFQWFSHQSYAEIEELIKWLRDNDPMQRELIESLLQRLNFGYSNSNKAANYVLEMNQPASMPVNIEKTLKPKSLETRALTALEKKYGPCMELDVTNISVKFSRNLKVTYDDRMCRCECLEAIWPSRHHCLSCHRSFSSRCELEEHNDGKCGAGAHTPQNSRVTDDVSKEKVLMRAEHGEWQCKAGGAGHEIEFGLIGFRKEFMSPYNLEEISAKFVTRSSNKELVKEIGLLGSNGIPSLVPCSSPYLIDPTLKLVLPCVNEVCQSVQSTNVENGSLQGDTTTSKRHANKSNATKDCTAVDLYEELQEIGRSYLMNQSSLRFSCTKLGNPLSEIRGSALRPLVGKGAHILRQLKINLLDMDAALPEEAVKSSNIYLEKRCAWRAFVKSAKSVFEMVQATIVLENMIKTDFLRNEWWYWSSLSAAAKIATISSLALRIYTLDAAIVYEKTLPFTPPKDIAEVGSKSDNNNSPPHTDLESNPKPSSKPVLRSHNLDLTDNKKPQSRSGKKRKDSGG, encoded by the exons ATGGAGGAGGTTCACGACGGTAAGTCCTCTTGTGAGAACCGTCCTATGCTTCCGTTTGATATCGATCTTAACGAAACGCCTCTCTCTTCTCCTCGTGAAACTGCTCTTTCTCCTCCTCCGTCGGACGTGGTGGCCGGAGAGGGGAGTGGCGGTAGACGTAAAGTTTCCTTCTTGGACATCAATGCGTTGCCTACAGAAGCTGAAggacaagaagaagaacagCAGCAAGAATGCAGTGATTTTGTGAATTCTAG AATGCACTCTGTGCGTGatacttcttcttctagtgGCCAGTCAAATAATACCCAAGTGACatgttttaatttgttatttatgGGGAATCAGTTTGAACTTACAAGGCCACCTGGCAATGTGACTAGCATTGTCAAATCAGGTCCTGTAGATGTTGTACAGCAGAGACTGAACTTCGTTAGAACTGTAAAGGAAGTAGATCCGCGGCGCTCTGTTTTTATAGGAAGGCAATGGGCGGCAAGTGATTATTCTGCGAATACAACAGTATCAATCCAGAGTCAGAGTGAAAAGTATTTGCAGAATTTAagagaatttatttttgataaccATGGCGTATTGGAAGACGGTTGGCATGTTGAGTTTTTTAATTGTCAGAAAAGATGCAAAACCCTTGCAGTTTACTGTTCACCCGATGGAAATAAGTTTGAGTCAATGTTTGATGTTGCTTGCCATCTTGGTTTGGTGTCAAATTCCCATTCTTTGGTACCTCTGGACAGAAATGATGGATTTGCTTTAGCACAGAACGGGTTGCATTTAcacagaagaagaaaggaatcATTGTTATTTTCAAGAGCCAAGGATTTgaaagaatgtcaagaatatttgAAAAGCAGTTTTGCTGGCAATTTCTCGTTAGGTTTAGGGACTGCTGATGCGGAGGCCTGCAAGTTGAGTCATAATACAACAGTTGAACAAGCCAAGTCAGAGCCAATTGATATTAATGGCTCTTCTCATTGTAAG GATGGATTTCCTGTCCAGTTTGAAGacttttatgttctttctgCTGGGGAAATAGATCCACGTCCTTCCTATCATTGCACTAGCCAGATCTGGCCTGTAGGTTACAAATCCAGCTGGCATGACAAGATTACTGGATCTCTTTTTGTATGTGACATCTCAGATGGGGGTGATTGTGGTCCAATTTTCAAGGTGCAACGATATCCATGTTCTACTACGCCCTTCCCGATTGGGTCAACAATCCTGTTCAGGCCAGGCTTTGGCACAGATAATAAGAAATCTGATAGCACTTCTCACACAGATAATAATGAGGATATAGATGTGCAGATGATATTGTCAGACCATAGCCCTCCACACCTGGATTTTAAGCTTTCAACAGATGTTGGAACTTCTTTTGATGAAATCTCTAATTCTCAACCTACAGATGGTTTgggaaaaaatttgaattccaTCTCAAGAAATCTTGGGAAATTTTCATCCGCCAATAGAAGAATAGGTGATGATATTGGCGAGTTCTTAGTGGAAGGTAGATCATCATCTTCAGTGTGGAGGATGGTGTCTGAGAAGCTGGTGCATTCTTGCCGTGAAGTGTACAAGCAGATTGGTATATGCAAATTTTGTTGCAGGCACGCATTTGAGTGCTGGTCATCTTGCCTAATCCATGAGACTCTGGAAGCTAATATATCACCTGATTCATTGGCCAAGTTCTGCCATTTGTCTGGCCCTTTCAATGTTCTGCATCATGTTGAAAGCAATGATGATCTTGCTAATAGTTGTGAAGCATTGGTAGAATGGTTAGGCCAGGACAGATTTGGTCTGGATATTGATTTTGTCCAAGAAATAATAGAGCAGCTTCCTGGGGTTCAGTCCTGTTCAGATTATACATTCCTGGACAAGAGAAGCAACCAGTCAAAATTACAAACAGTTCAAAATGGATATCTTCTCGTTAAGAGGAAAGAAGAAGCACATGGTGAGAAAGAAACATATAATATGTTGAAGGGGTGTAGAAACCCTAAGAAGCAACATTTGAATGATTCTTGTCCCCCTGGCAAGCCATTGAGCTCAAAGCTTCCCACAGTGTTAGTTGGTGATGTTCTTCAG TCGTGGGAGTTACTATGGCGCTTCTCTGAAGTCTTGGGATTGGATCGACCTTTATCATTTAAGGAACTTGAAGAGGAACTTACAGACTGTAATTCCTTTACTCTTATGAATAGTCCTGTCTCGAAAAGTAGTGGGAACAGTCAACATGTATTGACCGCAGATGACAATGAAACTCCAGAGGAATGTGCTGAAGTGAGACAGGCACCTGATACCCTTTGCTGTTGCGCTGGTGAAACTTTGTATAAGGCACATTGCTCACTTCTGAAAATACTGTTGGAAGAGTTAGAGTCCAAGTTGGCTGTTTTTGTGGATCCTTCTCTTGAAAGTGGAGAGTCCAGGTcaagaaagagaaggaaaaaagaagctGATAGCTTGATTTATGCTAGGAAATTAATGCTTGATTTACTTCCAATTAATGAACTTACTTGGCCTGAATTGGCTCGAAGATATTTATTGACCGTCTCCTCAATGGAGGGCAACCTTGATTCTGCGGAGGTTATGAACCGTGAAAGTTGCAAAGTGTTTCATTGTTTACAAGGAGATAGTGGGGCACTTTATGGTTCCCTTCCGGGAGTGGCTTTAATGGAGGCAGATGCACTG CTGCTTGCAGAGGCTATAAAGCAGATCTTTGGTACATCAAAGAATGTTAACAGCAACCTAAATGTGGATTCTAGCGACTCTGTTGCCCCCAGCTCTAGCAAAGAAGTTAAATTGAAAGACGGTGAAGTTCCTGAGTGGGCAAAAGTACTAGAACCTGTAAGAAAGCTACCCACAAATGTGGGAGCTAGAATTCGGAGGTGTATTTACAATGCTTTGGAGCTAAACCCGCCAGAGTGGGCAacaaaaattttgaaacattCAATCAGCAGGGAAGTTTACAAGGGAAATGCTTCAGGACCTACAAAG AAAGCTGTTCTGTCAGTATTGGCAGATGTATGTGGTGAAACCCCGCAGCAAAAGCCTAATAGGAAGAGAAAAGGCAAGCACATTGATACTTTGCCAGATGTGATAATGAAGCAATGTCGAAAGGTGCTTCGTCGTGCAGCTGCTGCTGATGAGGAAAAAATTTTCTGCAATTTGCTGGGAAGAACACTTCTTAACACTtctgataatgatgatgaggGGCTACTTGGTTTCCCTACAATGGTGTCTCGTCCATTGGACTTCAGAACTATTGATCTGAGATTGGCTTTTGGGGCCTATGGAGGATCGCATGAAGCTTTCTTAGAGGATGTTCGGGAG GTTTGGCATCACATACGTACAGCATACGCTGATCAGTCTGATTTAGTCCATTTGGCTGAAAAATTATCCCAAAATTTTGAAGCACTCTACAAAAATGAG GTCCTCACACTAGTTCAGAAACTTACAGACTATGCAGCTGTTGAATGCTCAAATTCTGAAGCtaagaaagaaatggaagaTATTCTAGAGCATGCAAGTCAGATGCCCAAAGCCCCTTGGGATGAGGGTGTGTGTAAAGTTTGTGGTGTAGATAAAGATGATGATAATGTTTTATTGTGTGATAAATGTGATTCTGGGTATCATACATATTGCTTAAATCCGCCTCTTGCAAGAATACCTGAAGGAAACTGGTATTGTCCTTCATGCATCACTCAGGGTGCTTCACAGGTTCCTCAGTTCGTTAGCCATTGCCGGAAAAAAAGACGTCAAGGAGAGTTTACTCATGGTGTTCTAGAGGCCCTTGCTCATTTAGGTACAACAATGGAAATAACAGATTATTGGGACTACAGTGTCGAAGAG AGAATTTTCCTTCTCAAGTTCTTGGGTGATGAGGTACTGAACTCTGCTAATATTCGTGAACATCTAGATCAATGTGCCTCAGTATCCGCTGATTTGCAGCAGAAATTGCGCTCACTATCTATGGAGTGGAGGAACCTAAAGTTTAAAGAAGAACTCATGCTCAATGGTGTTGGAAAATCGGGCAAGGAGGGCACAACTACTGTGCTTCCAAACTACAACAAATTGCTCGGACAGACTCACAGTAGAAGCAGTTTATGTTCAACCTCCTTTATTGACCTGGAACATTTGAAGGATGGTCCACGGTTTCCAAGGACAAATGATTTTACTAAACGACCATGCTGGGTTTACCCAAAAGGTGTTCAAGTGCAACAACCAATCAGTAATGGAAGCCAAGTTTTCACAATTTCAGATACTGAGTGTCAAGTAAATCAGCCAGATGTGAATCAGTTACAAACCAGTAACCTTGAGTCAATCTTTATCAGGGATAAGGCATCTGTCTTGCAGGACTCAGTTACCAGTCTAGAGTTACAGCTACAGAAGGCATCTCTGAGGAAGGAATTTTTAGGAAGAGACTCTGCTGGACGAGTGTACTGGGCCTTTTCCAGGACAGGTTCATTGCCATGGGTGGTTATCGATGGGACTACAGTGGTGCAGCAAAGTAGTATTGCTGAAGAGAATAGGGTGCTGAGGTTTAACAATTTGACTTTCAGGTCTTCAATTGGAGCACAGGATCTGTTGAGGTTCAAAGGGTCAAATGTTTTTAGTCCATATGCAAGTGATTTGACTAGTGGCATTTCAGTATATTTTCAATGGTTTTCTCATCAATCTTATGCTGAAATTGAAGAACTTATTAAGTGGTTGAGGGATAATGATCCGATGCAGAGAGAGTTGATAGAGTCTCTTCTGCAGCGGTTGAATTTTGGCTATAGCAACTCCAATAAAGCTGCAAACTATGTATTAGAGATGAATCAACCAGCATCAATGCCTGTAAACATAGAAAAGACTCTGAAGCCTAAGTCTCTGGAAACTAGAGCTTTAACTGCACTAGAGAAGAAGTATGGTCCTTGCATGGAACTGGATGTCACCAACATCTCAGTGAAGTTTAGTCGAAATCTGAAAGTTACTTATGATGATAGAATGTGCCGATGTGAGTGCCTAGAAGCTATATGGCCGTCTAGGCATCATTGCCTGTCTTGCCACAGGTCATTTTCCTCTAGGTGTGAATTAGAGGAGCATAATGATGGAAAGTGCGGTGCTGGTGCTCATACGCCTCAGAACAGCAGAGTGACTGATGATGTCTCAAAAGAGAAGGTGTTGATGAGGGCTGAACATGGAGAGTGGCAATGCAAGGCTGGTGGTGCAGGGCATGAGATTGAGTTTGGATTGATTGGATTTCGAAAGGAATTCATGTCTCCTTACAACCTTGAAGAGATAAGTGCCAAGTTTGTTACTAGAAGCTCTAATAAGGAATTGGTGAAGGAAATAGGACTTCTTGGTTCAAATGGCATTCCATCACTTGTACCATGTTCATCTCCTTACCTCATTGACCCCACATTGAAGTTAGTGCTTCCCTGTGTAAATGAGGTATGTCAGAGTGTTCAGTCCACAAATGTGGAAAATGGGTCCCTGCAAGGGGACACAACAACCAGTAAGAGACATGCTAACAAGTCCAATGCAACAAAGGATTGCACTGCAGTTGATCTTTATGAGGAGTTACAAGAAATTGGTAGGTCATATTTGATGAACCAATCCTCTTTGAGATTCAGCTGCACAAAACTGGGGAATCCTTTATCTGAAATCCGGGGTTCTGCATTGAGACCCCTTGTGGGGAAGGGGGCTCACATTCTTAGGCAGCTCAAGATCAACTTGCTTGATATGGATGCTGCCCTTCCTGAAGAAGCAGTAAAATCATCCAACATTTACTTGGAAAAAAGATGTGCATGGCGAGCATTTGTCAAATCTGCAAAGTCGGTTTTTGAG atggTTCAAGCAACAATTGTACTTGAGAATATGATTAAAACCGACTTCTTGAGGAATGAATGGTGGTATTGGTCATCACTTTCCGCTGCAGCAAAGATTGCCACCATATCCTCTCTTGCTCTTAGAATTTACACCTTGGATGCTGCTATTGTCTATGAAAAGACTCTACCCTTCACTCCTCCCAAAGATATTGCAGAAGTTGGTAGCAAgtcagataataataattctccGCCTCATACAGATCTTGAAAGTAATCCAAAGCCAAGCAGCAAGCCTGTGCTAAGGAGCCATAATCTGGATCTAACTGACAACAAAAAACCACAGAGCAGATCtggcaagaaaagaaaagattcaGGAGGATGA